In Streptomyces sp. HUAS ZL42, the DNA window ACGACAACTGGACCAGCATGGTCCACCAGGACTTCAGCCGGGGCACCGAGCCGGGAGTGTTCAGGATGGCCAACGCCAAGGTGGGCCTGGTCACCTGCTACGAGGCCGCCTTCGACTGGGCCGTCCGCGACACCGTCACCGACGGCGCGACGATGATCTCGGTGCCGAGCAACAACGCGACCTTCGACCGCAGCGAGATGACCTACCAGCAGCTCGCCATGTCCCGCATCCGCGCCGTAGAGCACAGCCGGACCGTGACCGTCCCGGTGACCAGCGGCGTCAGCGCGATCATCATGCCGGACGGGAAGATCACCAAGAAGACCGGCATGTTCGTGGCCGACTCGCTGGTCCAGAAGGTGCCGCTGCGCTCCTCGCAGACGCCCGCCACGCGGCTGGGCATCCTGCCGGAGATCGCCCTGGTGCTGGTGGCGGCGGGCGGACTGGGCTGGGCGATCGGTGCCGGGGTGCGCCGCCGACGCGCCGGTGAGGTGTAACCGTACGACCGGTGCACGCCCCCGGAACTCGCCGGGGGGACCACGACCGGCCCGCTAGGGTCGCTCCATGGCTACCCCTGACTTCATCCGTACCCTCCGGGCCGACGTCGGTCACCAGTTGCTGTGGCTCCCCGGAGTCACCGCCATCGTCTTCGACGACGAGGGCAGAGTGCTGCTGGGCCGCCGCTCCGACACCGGCAGGTGGTCGGTGATCGGGGGCATCCCGGAGCCGGGGGAGCAGCCCGCGGCCTGCGCCGTGCGGGAGGTCCACGAGGAGACCGCGGTGCGCTGCGTCGCCGAACGCGTGGTCCTCGTGCAGGCGCTGAACCCGCTGACCTACGGCAACGGCGACGTCTGCCAGTACATGGACATCACCATCCGCTGCCGGGCCGTCGGCGGCGAGGCGCGTGTCAACGACGACGAGTCGCTCGAGGTGGGCTGGTTCGCGGTG includes these proteins:
- a CDS encoding NUDIX domain-containing protein encodes the protein MATPDFIRTLRADVGHQLLWLPGVTAIVFDDEGRVLLGRRSDTGRWSVIGGIPEPGEQPAACAVREVHEETAVRCVAERVVLVQALNPLTYGNGDVCQYMDITIRCRAVGGEARVNDDESLEVGWFAVDALPELNEFGRFRIKQALSGAPTWFDATSSE